One Polypterus senegalus isolate Bchr_013 chromosome 10, ASM1683550v1, whole genome shotgun sequence DNA segment encodes these proteins:
- the LOC120536192 gene encoding uncharacterized protein LOC120536192 isoform X1: protein MMTSSRVFEEYTMDQQITQDNPESKIRVQLTPVVLPIQKPLQNFVILLGTIEILSGMAINGCGGILTMNPRSYSITLRVAFLSGIQFMISGTLTLLLQWFSSISLLNLIMNSGSLMFAFIGIIVYSLQLSRMLEFDPLVRGTEAYSNSTESTVDNERSAVTRHADIDNKPHEDNINNFMLLLLSLTLLEVCCLVPFIWRRVKARYLHSTSH, encoded by the exons ATGATGACCTCTTCAAGAGTTTTTGAAGAATATACTATGGACCAACAGATTACACAAGACAATCCAGAGAGTAAAATTCGGGTACAGCTCACCCCAGTTGTTCTCCCCATTCAAAAGCCTTTacaaaattttgttattttattgggG ACCATTGAGATTTTATCTGGGATGGCAATCAATGGATGTGGAGGAATTTTGACAATGAATCCTCGGTCATATTCTATTACTCTCAGAGTGGCTTTCTTATCAGGAATCCAG tttatgATCTCTGGAACGTTGACTCTCCTCCTGCAGTGGTTTTCAAGCATTTCATTG CTGAACTTGATAATGAACAGTGGAAGTCTGATGTTTGCTTTCATTGGAATAATTGTTTATTCATTGCAATTATCTAGGATGTTGGAATTTGACCCTTTG GTCAGGGGAACCGAAGCCTATTCTAACAGCACTGAGAGTACAGTGGATAATGAAAGGAGTGCTGTCACAAGGCACGCTGATATTGACAATAAACCGCATGAG GATAATATTAACAATTTCATGTTGTTGTTGCTAAGTCTTACTCTCTTGGAAGTGTGTTGCTTGGTTCCATTTATATGGCGGCGAGTCAAGGCCCGTTACTTACACAGCACCTCACACTG
- the LOC120536192 gene encoding uncharacterized protein LOC120536192 isoform X2 yields MMTSSRVFEEYTMDQQITQDNPESKIRVQLTPVVLPIQKPLQNFVILLGTIEILSGMAINGCGGILTMNPRSYSITLRVAFLSGIQFMISGTLTLLLQWFSSISLLNLIMNSGSLMFAFIGIIVYSLQLSRMLEFDPLVRGTEAYSNSTESTVDNERSAVTRHADIDNKPHEIAILERPLGA; encoded by the exons ATGATGACCTCTTCAAGAGTTTTTGAAGAATATACTATGGACCAACAGATTACACAAGACAATCCAGAGAGTAAAATTCGGGTACAGCTCACCCCAGTTGTTCTCCCCATTCAAAAGCCTTTacaaaattttgttattttattgggG ACCATTGAGATTTTATCTGGGATGGCAATCAATGGATGTGGAGGAATTTTGACAATGAATCCTCGGTCATATTCTATTACTCTCAGAGTGGCTTTCTTATCAGGAATCCAG tttatgATCTCTGGAACGTTGACTCTCCTCCTGCAGTGGTTTTCAAGCATTTCATTG CTGAACTTGATAATGAACAGTGGAAGTCTGATGTTTGCTTTCATTGGAATAATTGTTTATTCATTGCAATTATCTAGGATGTTGGAATTTGACCCTTTG GTCAGGGGAACCGAAGCCTATTCTAACAGCACTGAGAGTACAGTGGATAATGAAAGGAGTGCTGTCACAAGGCACGCTGATATTGACAATAAACCGCATGAG
- the LOC120536192 gene encoding uncharacterized protein LOC120536192 isoform X3, whose protein sequence is MMTSSRVFEEYTMDQQITQDNPESKIRVQLTPVVLPIQKPLQNFVILLGTIEILSGMAINGCGGILTMNPRSYSITLRVAFLSGIQFMISGTLTLLLQWFSSISLLNLIMNSGSLMFAFIGIIVYSLQLSRMLEFDPLVRGTEAYSNSTESTVDNERSAVTRHADIDNKPHESTLTGDSD, encoded by the exons ATGATGACCTCTTCAAGAGTTTTTGAAGAATATACTATGGACCAACAGATTACACAAGACAATCCAGAGAGTAAAATTCGGGTACAGCTCACCCCAGTTGTTCTCCCCATTCAAAAGCCTTTacaaaattttgttattttattgggG ACCATTGAGATTTTATCTGGGATGGCAATCAATGGATGTGGAGGAATTTTGACAATGAATCCTCGGTCATATTCTATTACTCTCAGAGTGGCTTTCTTATCAGGAATCCAG tttatgATCTCTGGAACGTTGACTCTCCTCCTGCAGTGGTTTTCAAGCATTTCATTG CTGAACTTGATAATGAACAGTGGAAGTCTGATGTTTGCTTTCATTGGAATAATTGTTTATTCATTGCAATTATCTAGGATGTTGGAATTTGACCCTTTG GTCAGGGGAACCGAAGCCTATTCTAACAGCACTGAGAGTACAGTGGATAATGAAAGGAGTGCTGTCACAAGGCACGCTGATATTGACAATAAACCGCATGAG TCCACACTTACTGGTGACAGCGATTGA
- the LOC120536192 gene encoding uncharacterized protein LOC120536192 isoform X4 — translation MAINGCGGILTMNPRSYSITLRVAFLSGIQFMISGTLTLLLQWFSSISLLNLIMNSGSLMFAFIGIIVYSLQLSRMLEFDPLVRGTEAYSNSTESTVDNERSAVTRHADIDNKPHEDNINNFMLLLLSLTLLEVCCLVPFIWRRVKARYLHSTSH, via the exons ATGGCAATCAATGGATGTGGAGGAATTTTGACAATGAATCCTCGGTCATATTCTATTACTCTCAGAGTGGCTTTCTTATCAGGAATCCAG tttatgATCTCTGGAACGTTGACTCTCCTCCTGCAGTGGTTTTCAAGCATTTCATTG CTGAACTTGATAATGAACAGTGGAAGTCTGATGTTTGCTTTCATTGGAATAATTGTTTATTCATTGCAATTATCTAGGATGTTGGAATTTGACCCTTTG GTCAGGGGAACCGAAGCCTATTCTAACAGCACTGAGAGTACAGTGGATAATGAAAGGAGTGCTGTCACAAGGCACGCTGATATTGACAATAAACCGCATGAG GATAATATTAACAATTTCATGTTGTTGTTGCTAAGTCTTACTCTCTTGGAAGTGTGTTGCTTGGTTCCATTTATATGGCGGCGAGTCAAGGCCCGTTACTTACACAGCACCTCACACTG